One segment of Mycobacterium spongiae DNA contains the following:
- a CDS encoding condensation domain-containing protein, with protein MQAAHIRCFLEFEERGLDFSRLVMGSWELPGKCDIRTMTHVINTHLRRHETYRSWFEYKDAKNILRHRISNPRDIQFVPVRHGELTQTEWRDLVLSTPNPLEWDCYRLGLIQHEDHCTLFAIVDHLHCDPALITGLYVEILTNYQSLVAGKPPITLSATASHEEFCTREKAHAESMTLDSPEVRKWIQFAESNGGSGPEFPLPLGDQSIPCGGDIMVVPLMNPEQTARFEDDCIAAGARFSGGLFACAALAHYELTGQETYHGLTPIDKRRTPEEYMTMGWFTGIIPFTVTVDPNSFIETARATQASFDENIDLAQVPYDRVLELAPWLNRYGSQFYMMNYMDAGLPPLSAVVATALTGSNATAYNDGRSPAYLYMSVIRLFDEVSLMISFPNNPIARESVTRYGEVLKSVYSRAAAGQYAAPAVQVSR; from the coding sequence ATGCAAGCTGCCCACATTCGTTGCTTTCTCGAGTTCGAGGAGCGGGGGCTTGATTTCTCCCGGCTGGTGATGGGTTCCTGGGAGCTACCCGGTAAGTGCGATATCCGGACCATGACTCACGTCATCAACACCCACCTTCGTCGCCATGAAACCTACCGCAGTTGGTTCGAGTACAAGGACGCCAAAAATATCCTGCGGCACCGAATCAGCAATCCCCGAGACATCCAGTTTGTCCCGGTTCGCCATGGTGAGTTGACCCAGACCGAATGGCGGGACTTGGTCTTATCGACTCCCAACCCACTGGAGTGGGATTGCTACCGGCTGGGCCTTATCCAGCACGAAGACCACTGCACTCTGTTTGCGATTGTCGATCATCTCCACTGCGACCCGGCGCTGATTACCGGGCTCTATGTCGAGATTCTGACCAACTACCAATCACTGGTCGCAGGCAAACCGCCCATTACGCTGTCGGCTACCGCCAGCCACGAGGAATTCTGCACGCGGGAGAAGGCGCACGCGGAAAGCATGACCCTGGATTCCCCCGAGGTCCGCAAATGGATTCAGTTCGCCGAGAGCAACGGAGGAAGCGGGCCCGAGTTCCCATTGCCGCTGGGTGACCAGTCGATACCCTGCGGTGGCGACATCATGGTGGTACCGCTGATGAATCCCGAGCAAACCGCGCGTTTCGAAGACGACTGCATCGCAGCGGGCGCTCGGTTCAGCGGCGGCCTGTTCGCCTGCGCAGCCCTAGCGCACTACGAATTGACCGGACAGGAAACCTACCACGGGCTTACTCCGATCGATAAGCGCAGAACGCCCGAGGAATACATGACGATGGGCTGGTTCACCGGGATAATTCCGTTCACCGTCACCGTCGACCCGAACTCATTCATCGAGACCGCACGGGCCACTCAGGCATCCTTCGACGAGAACATCGACCTCGCGCAGGTGCCCTACGACCGCGTCCTGGAATTGGCACCCTGGCTGAATCGGTATGGATCGCAGTTCTACATGATGAACTACATGGACGCCGGCCTTCCCCCACTTTCCGCGGTGGTCGCCACCGCATTAACAGGGTCGAATGCAACCGCCTACAACGACGGCCGGAGCCCGGCATACCTGTATATGTCGGTAATCCGCCTCTTCGACGAGGTTTCGCTCATGATTTCCTTCCCGAACAATCCCATTGCTCGGGAGTCCGTCACCCGTTACGGCGAGGTCCTAAAATCTGTATACAGCCGCGCGGCCGCAGGCCAGTACGCAGCACCCGCTGTTCAAGTATCCAGATAG
- the pks2 gene encoding sulfolipid-1 biosynthesis phthioceranic/hydroxyphthioceranic acid synthase codes for MERRRTVDTTRVAPVAVIGMACRLPGGIDSPDLLWEALLRGDDLVTEVPEDRWNADEYYDPEPGVPGRSVSKWGAFLDDIAGFDSDFFGISEQEATGIDPQHRLLLETSWEAIEHAGSTQAEMADSQTGVFMGMTHGDYTLQTADANALDGPYGFTGNNYSFASGRISYALGLRGPAMTVDTACSSGLTAIHLACRSLHESECQLALAGGVSLTLDPRKFVSGSLLGMGSPTGRCHAFDVAADGFVMGEGCVVLLLKRLADAQRDGDRILAVIRGTASNQDGRTVNIATPSRQAQVEAYRAALAAAGVDAATVGMVEAHGTGTPIGDPIEYNSLAEVYGIDRPCALASVKANFGHTQSAAGALGLMKAVLALQHGVVPQNLHFTQLPDELAAVDTELFVPQEITPWPTGDDTAPRRAAVSSYGMSGTNGHAIVEQAPAQAPETSTPDETPSTPAVEGALLFPLSSSSEDGLRHTAGRLADWVEAQGTDLSTTDLAYTLARRRTHRPVRTAVTATNPEELCAALREVADGEAPYPPAVGQDDRGPVWVFSGQGSQWAAMGADLLATEPVFAATVAAVEPLIVAESGFSVTEAMTASEVVTGIDRVQPTLFTMQVALAATMKSYGVTPGAVIGHSLGESAAAVVAGALSLEDGVRVICRRSKLMTRIAGSGAMASVELPAQQVITEFVAGGVEDVVVAVVASPQSTVIGGATQTVRDFVAAWEERDVMAREVAVDVASHSPQVDPILDDLYEVLAEITPLTPEVPYFSATSFDPREEPYCDASYWVDNLRQTVRFAAAVQAAFEDGFRVFTELSPHPLLMHAVDQTARSLDMSVAALAGMRREQPLPYGVRGLLGDLYAAGAAVDFSVLYPRGQLVDAPLPAWAQRRLLLTPGSQDSRTYGTSMVSVHPLMGAHVPLAEEPERHVWHGEVGTGALPWLADHQIHGTAALPGAAYCEMALAAAGTVLGEAGEVRDVRFEQLLLLDEQTPVGITATVEVPGLVSFAVESDEDGQRLRRASAVLHAVEDDDPPAPQDIAALLTAHPTPIAGDDLRQGFDLHGIQYGPAFSGLATVHTAQEVGGTTVLAEVGVPGSIRAQQSVYGVHPALLDACFQSVAAHPSVRNAGHGGLLLPLGVRRLRAYGPARHAKYCYTTVTECGSEVEADLDVLDEHGTVVLAVRGLQLGTGAPQGSEHDRVLGERLLSIEWQQRQLPETSHAEPGSWLLISTCDATDLVATELTDALKVHDGQCATMSWSFHADHVAQAARMREQLESGGFTGVVVLTAPPNGHPDEESPTQGAEYVRHVVRIARELPEISAREPRLYVLTRNAATVLSDDRANLEQGGLRGLLRVIGAEHPHLKVSYIDVDEQTGTESVARQLLAATDEDETAWRGEEWYTARLCPAPLRPEERQTIVVDHAEAGMRLQIRTPGDLQTLEFAAFDRVAPGPGQIEVAVSASSINFADVLVTFGLYQTADGKQPELGTDFAGVVTAVGAGVTEHEVGDRVGGMSPNGCWGTFVTCDARMAVALPEGLTEAQAAAVTTASATAWYGLQDLARIRAGDKVLIHSATGGVGQAAIAIARAAGAQIYATAGSQKRREMLRAMGIEHVYDSRSVQFAEQIRQDTDGYGVDIVLNSVFGAAQRAGLKLLALGGRFIEIGKRDIYGDSKLGLYPFRHNLAFYGVDLGLMAASHPAAVRELLSTVYRLTAEGVLPMPESTHYPLAEAATAIRVMGAAEHTGKLILDVPHAGRSSVVLPPEQAQVFRGDGSYVITGGLGGLGLFLAEKMASANDGAGAGRIVLSSRSAPSQKALETIELVRAMGSDVVVECGDIAQAGTAERLVAAATATGLPLRGVLHAAAVVEDAMLPNITDELIERDWAPKVHGAWQLHQATVGQPLDWFCSFSSAAALVGSPGQGAYAAANSWLDAFTQWRRAQGLPATSIAWGAWGEVGRATTFAEQAGDSITSEEGAYAFETLLRHNRGYSGYAPIIGSPWLTAFAQRSPFAEMFKSLGQHRSGASQLLAELDELPQEEWPGRLRRLLSEQIGLILRRTIDADRPLTEYGLDSLANHELRARIEAETGVRISTADVTTVRGMADCIYDKLTSNRDIAAPS; via the coding sequence ATGGAGAGAAGAAGGACCGTGGATACGACACGTGTTGCTCCGGTTGCCGTTATCGGTATGGCGTGCCGGCTGCCGGGGGGCATTGACTCCCCTGACCTGTTGTGGGAGGCGTTGCTGCGTGGCGACGATCTGGTCACCGAGGTTCCGGAAGACCGCTGGAACGCGGATGAATACTACGATCCCGAGCCCGGCGTACCCGGCCGCTCGGTATCGAAATGGGGCGCGTTCCTTGACGACATTGCCGGCTTTGACTCCGATTTCTTCGGAATCAGCGAGCAAGAAGCGACCGGGATCGATCCGCAGCACCGCCTGTTGCTGGAAACCTCCTGGGAAGCCATAGAGCACGCCGGTAGCACCCAGGCCGAGATGGCCGACTCGCAGACCGGTGTCTTCATGGGAATGACGCACGGCGACTACACGCTGCAAACCGCCGACGCCAACGCGCTGGATGGGCCGTACGGATTCACCGGCAACAACTACAGCTTCGCCTCCGGGCGGATTTCCTACGCCTTGGGGCTGCGTGGTCCCGCAATGACGGTCGACACCGCATGCTCATCTGGCCTGACCGCCATCCACCTGGCATGCCGCAGCCTGCACGAGAGCGAATGCCAGCTCGCGCTAGCAGGTGGCGTCTCGCTGACGCTGGATCCGCGTAAGTTCGTCTCCGGCTCGCTACTGGGTATGGGGTCTCCGACCGGCCGTTGTCATGCGTTCGACGTCGCGGCGGATGGGTTCGTCATGGGCGAGGGTTGCGTCGTTCTCTTGCTGAAGCGGTTGGCGGATGCGCAGCGCGACGGTGACCGGATTCTGGCTGTGATCCGTGGCACTGCCTCCAACCAAGATGGCCGAACGGTCAATATCGCGACGCCGTCACGGCAAGCTCAGGTCGAGGCTTATCGGGCGGCGTTGGCCGCGGCGGGTGTGGATGCGGCCACCGTCGGCATGGTGGAGGCACACGGCACCGGGACCCCGATCGGCGACCCGATCGAATACAACAGCCTGGCCGAGGTGTACGGCATCGACCGGCCCTGCGCGCTCGCCTCGGTGAAGGCCAATTTTGGGCATACCCAGTCGGCCGCCGGAGCTCTGGGGCTGATGAAGGCGGTCCTGGCGCTGCAGCACGGGGTGGTTCCACAGAATCTGCACTTCACTCAGCTCCCTGATGAGCTGGCCGCGGTGGATACCGAACTCTTTGTGCCGCAAGAGATCACACCGTGGCCCACCGGTGATGACACAGCGCCACGGCGGGCGGCGGTGTCGTCGTACGGCATGTCGGGAACCAATGGCCACGCCATCGTTGAGCAAGCTCCGGCGCAGGCCCCGGAAACCAGCACACCCGACGAGACGCCGAGCACTCCCGCCGTCGAGGGCGCGCTGCTTTTCCCGTTGTCGTCGAGCTCAGAGGACGGACTGCGCCACACCGCTGGGCGGCTGGCTGATTGGGTCGAGGCCCAAGGAACCGACCTGTCGACCACGGATCTGGCCTACACGCTGGCGCGACGGCGCACGCACCGGCCGGTACGCACAGCGGTCACTGCCACCAACCCCGAAGAACTGTGTGCGGCATTGCGTGAGGTCGCCGACGGCGAGGCCCCGTATCCGCCGGCGGTCGGCCAGGACGATCGGGGGCCGGTGTGGGTGTTTTCCGGTCAGGGTTCGCAATGGGCGGCGATGGGTGCCGACCTGCTGGCTACCGAGCCGGTGTTCGCCGCGACGGTGGCTGCCGTGGAGCCGCTGATCGTCGCGGAGTCGGGTTTCTCGGTGACCGAGGCGATGACCGCATCCGAGGTTGTCACGGGTATTGACCGGGTGCAGCCGACCCTGTTCACGATGCAGGTCGCGTTGGCGGCCACGATGAAGTCCTACGGGGTGACCCCGGGTGCGGTGATCGGGCATTCCTTGGGTGAGTCCGCGGCCGCGGTGGTGGCCGGGGCGTTGTCGCTCGAAGACGGGGTGCGGGTGATCTGCCGCCGTTCCAAGCTGATGACTCGCATTGCCGGTTCCGGGGCGATGGCGTCAGTGGAATTGCCTGCCCAGCAAGTGATTACAGAGTTCGTCGCGGGCGGCGTCGAGGACGTCGTAGTGGCGGTGGTCGCGTCGCCGCAGTCCACGGTGATCGGCGGGGCAACCCAGACGGTCCGCGACTTCGTTGCCGCGTGGGAAGAGCGTGACGTGATGGCCCGCGAGGTGGCCGTTGATGTGGCCTCGCATTCTCCGCAGGTTGACCCGATCCTCGACGACTTGTACGAGGTTCTGGCCGAGATCACGCCGTTGACACCAGAGGTTCCCTACTTCTCGGCGACATCGTTTGACCCACGCGAGGAGCCGTACTGCGACGCCTCTTACTGGGTGGACAACCTGCGGCAGACCGTGCGTTTTGCCGCGGCGGTGCAAGCCGCGTTCGAGGACGGGTTCCGGGTCTTTACCGAGCTGTCGCCGCATCCGCTGCTGATGCACGCGGTTGATCAGACCGCGCGCAGTCTGGATATGTCGGTGGCGGCGTTGGCCGGTATGCGGCGTGAGCAGCCGCTGCCGTATGGGGTGCGCGGATTGCTGGGTGATCTGTATGCCGCGGGGGCGGCGGTGGACTTCTCGGTGCTCTATCCCCGTGGGCAGTTGGTGGACGCGCCGCTGCCAGCCTGGGCTCAGCGTCGGCTGCTGCTGACCCCCGGCAGTCAAGACTCGCGGACCTACGGCACCTCCATGGTATCGGTGCACCCGCTGATGGGGGCACACGTGCCCTTAGCCGAGGAGCCGGAACGCCACGTTTGGCACGGAGAGGTCGGCACCGGCGCACTGCCCTGGTTGGCTGACCATCAAATCCATGGCACGGCGGCTCTTCCCGGGGCGGCGTACTGCGAGATGGCCTTGGCCGCGGCCGGCACGGTGTTGGGTGAGGCCGGCGAAGTCCGCGATGTGCGTTTCGAGCAGCTGTTGCTGCTCGATGAGCAGACCCCGGTCGGCATCACCGCGACAGTGGAAGTCCCCGGGCTGGTCTCCTTCGCGGTGGAGTCCGATGAGGATGGGCAACGCCTGCGGCGAGCCTCGGCGGTGCTGCACGCGGTCGAGGATGACGATCCGCCGGCCCCCCAGGACATCGCCGCTTTGCTGACGGCGCACCCCACCCCGATTGCCGGCGACGACCTCCGGCAGGGTTTCGACCTGCACGGAATTCAGTATGGTCCGGCGTTCAGTGGTCTGGCGACGGTGCATACCGCCCAGGAAGTTGGCGGCACCACGGTGTTGGCCGAGGTTGGCGTGCCGGGGTCGATCCGGGCCCAGCAGAGTGTCTATGGCGTGCATCCAGCGCTGCTGGACGCGTGTTTTCAGTCGGTGGCGGCGCATCCCAGTGTGCGCAATGCCGGCCACGGTGGTTTGCTGCTGCCGTTGGGCGTGCGTCGGCTACGTGCCTACGGCCCCGCACGGCATGCCAAGTACTGCTACACGACGGTGACCGAGTGCGGCTCGGAGGTCGAAGCCGACCTCGACGTGCTCGACGAGCACGGCACCGTGGTGTTGGCCGTGCGCGGCCTGCAACTGGGCACTGGTGCCCCGCAAGGCAGCGAACACGATCGGGTTTTGGGCGAGCGGTTGTTGAGCATCGAATGGCAACAGCGCCAGCTGCCCGAGACCAGTCATGCCGAGCCCGGTAGCTGGTTGTTGATCAGTACGTGCGATGCCACCGATCTGGTGGCCACGGAGTTGACCGACGCGCTCAAGGTGCACGACGGGCAATGCGCGACGATGTCGTGGTCGTTTCATGCCGACCACGTGGCCCAGGCCGCGCGGATGCGCGAGCAGCTCGAATCCGGCGGGTTCACCGGGGTGGTGGTGCTCACCGCCCCACCCAACGGACACCCGGATGAAGAATCCCCCACCCAGGGTGCTGAGTATGTCCGGCATGTGGTGCGGATCGCTCGCGAACTGCCTGAAATCTCGGCCCGAGAGCCGCGGTTGTATGTGCTGACCCGTAATGCCGCGACGGTGTTGTCGGATGATCGGGCCAACCTGGAGCAGGGTGGGTTGCGGGGGTTGTTGCGGGTGATCGGTGCCGAGCATCCGCATTTGAAAGTCAGTTACATCGATGTTGATGAGCAGACCGGTACCGAGTCGGTGGCGCGTCAGCTGTTGGCGGCGACCGATGAGGACGAGACCGCCTGGCGTGGCGAGGAGTGGTATACCGCGCGGTTGTGCCCGGCTCCGCTGCGGCCCGAGGAGCGTCAAACCATCGTTGTGGACCATGCCGAGGCCGGTATGCGTTTGCAGATTCGTACTCCTGGTGATCTGCAGACGTTGGAGTTCGCCGCCTTTGATCGGGTGGCGCCGGGGCCGGGGCAGATCGAGGTCGCGGTCAGCGCGTCCAGCATCAATTTCGCCGATGTGCTGGTCACCTTCGGCCTCTACCAAACCGCGGACGGCAAACAACCGGAGTTGGGTACTGATTTTGCTGGTGTGGTGACTGCGGTCGGTGCGGGTGTGACCGAGCATGAGGTCGGCGATCGTGTCGGGGGGATGTCTCCCAATGGTTGCTGGGGAACGTTTGTGACCTGTGATGCCCGGATGGCGGTGGCGCTGCCGGAGGGGCTGACCGAGGCTCAGGCTGCCGCGGTGACCACCGCGTCGGCTACGGCGTGGTACGGGCTGCAGGATCTGGCGCGGATCCGGGCCGGTGACAAGGTGCTGATCCATTCGGCGACCGGTGGGGTGGGACAGGCCGCGATCGCGATCGCCCGTGCGGCGGGCGCTCAGATCTATGCCACGGCGGGTAGCCAGAAGCGTCGAGAGATGTTGCGCGCGATGGGCATCGAGCATGTTTATGACTCGCGCAGTGTGCAGTTCGCCGAGCAGATCCGCCAGGACACCGATGGCTACGGGGTCGACATCGTGCTCAACTCGGTGTTCGGTGCCGCCCAGCGCGCCGGGCTCAAACTGTTGGCCCTGGGCGGACGGTTCATCGAGATCGGCAAACGCGACATCTACGGCGACAGCAAGCTGGGGCTCTACCCCTTCCGGCACAACCTCGCGTTCTACGGCGTCGATCTTGGGTTGATGGCGGCCAGTCATCCGGCGGCGGTGCGTGAGTTGTTGAGCACGGTGTATCGGTTGACCGCTGAGGGTGTGTTGCCGATGCCGGAATCCACGCATTACCCGTTGGCCGAGGCGGCCACCGCGATTCGGGTGATGGGTGCTGCCGAGCACACCGGCAAGCTCATCCTCGATGTGCCTCATGCCGGGCGCAGCAGTGTGGTGTTGCCGCCCGAGCAGGCTCAGGTCTTTCGTGGTGACGGGTCCTATGTGATCACCGGTGGTCTTGGTGGGCTGGGGTTGTTCTTGGCCGAGAAGATGGCCTCGGCGAACGACGGGGCCGGCGCGGGCCGGATTGTGCTCAGCTCGCGCTCGGCGCCGAGTCAAAAGGCGTTGGAAACCATCGAACTTGTTCGTGCGATGGGTTCTGATGTGGTGGTCGAGTGCGGTGATATCGCGCAGGCTGGCACGGCGGAGAGGTTGGTGGCCGCGGCCACGGCGACCGGGCTGCCGTTGCGGGGGGTGCTGCACGCGGCCGCCGTCGTCGAAGACGCCATGCTGCCCAACATCACCGATGAGCTGATCGAGCGTGACTGGGCGCCCAAGGTGCATGGTGCCTGGCAGCTGCATCAGGCCACCGTGGGACAGCCGTTGGATTGGTTTTGTTCGTTTTCCTCGGCGGCGGCGTTGGTGGGTTCGCCCGGTCAGGGTGCTTATGCCGCGGCGAATAGCTGGTTGGACGCTTTCACGCAGTGGCGCCGGGCTCAGGGCCTTCCGGCCACCTCGATCGCCTGGGGTGCCTGGGGCGAGGTCGGACGCGCCACCACCTTCGCCGAACAAGCCGGTGATTCGATCACCTCGGAGGAGGGCGCCTATGCGTTCGAGACACTGCTACGCCACAACCGCGGCTACAGTGGCTACGCCCCGATCATCGGATCCCCCTGGCTAACGGCATTCGCCCAGCGCAGTCCGTTTGCGGAGATGTTCAAATCCCTGGGCCAGCATCGTTCGGGGGCCAGCCAACTCCTCGCCGAGCTCGACGAGCTCCCCCAAGAGGAGTGGCCCGGCCGACTGCGACGCCTCCTGTCCGAACAAATCGGCCTCATCCTGCGCCGCACCATCGACGCCGACCGTCCACTGACCGAGTACGGCCTGGACTCGCTAGCCAACCACGAACTGCGCGCCCGCATCGAGGCGGAAACCGGGGTACGCATCAGTACCGCTGACGTCACAACCGTCCGAGGTATGGCGGACTGCATTTACGACAAATTGACGTCAAACCGCGACATTGCGGCACCGTCGTGA
- a CDS encoding condensation domain-containing protein yields the protein MGLETVGNWVPAPGLVWLWHASPESLTKAQQAPVSSVPPSYIQARHLRGYRDQGARGLDMSRLVVSALDIRGQCDIRAMTYVINAHLRRHDTYRSWFEFTDAGHIVRHTIDDAGDIELIPVEHGQMTPKEWQDYILATPGPLEWDCFRFAIIQRDDHFTLCISVDHLHVDAMFLGAVFWEIKAMYDALMDGAGPVPLPNVASYADYCVRESSYTSALTLESPEIRQWLDFFECNRGSLPSFPLPLGDTSLVATGELLSLQLMDARQTAQFEAACTRAGVRFSGGVFACAALTEYKLAGSETYYAVTPTSTRSTPAEFVTTGWFIGHIPFAVPVGSSFGETARSAQASFDESAHLATVPFERVLELAPWLTKTPPRGGFPMLSFLDAGVPPLSAVISMHLGQMKARVFSDGRIAARVCMWINKFQNETTITASFPNNPIAHESVALYLETMKSVYLDIIDGGADIAYPRNAAALQRQRL from the coding sequence TTGGGTCTAGAGACCGTGGGCAACTGGGTCCCGGCCCCTGGATTGGTCTGGCTTTGGCACGCCTCACCTGAATCGCTGACGAAGGCGCAGCAAGCACCGGTGAGCAGCGTGCCACCGAGCTACATTCAAGCCCGGCACCTACGCGGCTATCGCGACCAAGGGGCGCGCGGCCTCGACATGTCCCGACTCGTTGTCTCTGCCCTCGATATTCGTGGTCAGTGCGATATCCGCGCGATGACATATGTGATCAACGCGCACCTTCGCCGACACGACACATACCGCAGTTGGTTTGAGTTCACCGATGCTGGGCACATCGTTCGGCATACCATCGACGATGCTGGCGATATCGAGTTGATTCCGGTTGAGCATGGCCAGATGACGCCTAAGGAGTGGCAAGACTACATCTTGGCCACGCCGGGCCCATTGGAGTGGGATTGCTTCAGGTTCGCCATTATTCAGCGCGACGACCACTTCACCCTCTGCATCAGCGTTGATCACCTCCACGTCGACGCGATGTTTCTCGGTGCCGTGTTCTGGGAAATCAAAGCGATGTACGACGCGCTCATGGACGGTGCTGGCCCCGTCCCACTGCCGAACGTCGCCAGCTACGCCGACTACTGCGTGCGCGAGTCCTCGTACACGTCAGCATTGACGTTGGAATCGCCAGAGATACGGCAGTGGCTCGATTTCTTCGAATGCAATCGGGGGTCCCTTCCCTCGTTCCCATTGCCGCTGGGCGACACATCGCTGGTCGCCACCGGCGAATTGTTGTCGCTGCAATTGATGGACGCGCGGCAGACCGCCCAATTCGAGGCGGCGTGCACCCGCGCGGGCGTCCGGTTCAGCGGCGGCGTGTTCGCGTGCGCTGCCCTGACCGAATACAAGCTCGCCGGCTCGGAAACCTATTACGCTGTCACCCCCACCAGCACCCGCAGCACTCCAGCGGAGTTCGTGACCACAGGTTGGTTCATCGGCCACATCCCATTCGCCGTCCCGGTCGGGTCGTCGTTCGGTGAGACCGCCCGCAGCGCACAGGCCTCTTTCGACGAAAGCGCCCACCTGGCCACCGTCCCCTTTGAGCGCGTACTGGAGTTGGCGCCCTGGCTGACGAAGACGCCGCCTCGAGGCGGCTTTCCCATGCTGTCGTTTCTCGACGCAGGCGTGCCTCCATTATCGGCGGTGATCTCAATGCATTTAGGCCAAATGAAGGCGCGGGTATTCAGCGACGGCCGGATCGCTGCCCGAGTGTGCATGTGGATCAACAAGTTTCAGAACGAGACGACCATAACCGCGTCTTTTCCGAATAATCCGATCGCCCACGAATCGGTGGCGCTATACCTGGAGACGATGAAATCGGTTTACCTCGACATCATCGATGGTGGCGCCGACATCGCGTATCCGCGCAACGCCGCTGCGCTGCAGCGCCAGCGGCTCTGA